In one Candidatus Absconditicoccus praedator genomic region, the following are encoded:
- a CDS encoding tetratricopeptide repeat protein, which produces MIIIFNKNDILLDLLIDGNPRDITDEYLKNILEELYKYGPIVPHIEIKGEEVRIELDIPSIEEYENKLQEATEFATRGSYHKARVLIDDLLEKYPTVSDFYRIKGQIFYETGKLDQAEKNIIEGLKLEPDNKWCLVVLGNIYQNKGKIEFAKNLYLKAIQKDPNDIYALTNYGAVNLQEGDYEEAEASLDQSYKNDPDYNITNYNLAVLYNYKDQFYKSFYHGIKAIEQSQNDENMKNSIMKVVFDSAKKYSYYYSVQELYDKYKQELEQRSQKSIQVNEDKNLQVGAIIKIAEYHGNNEHKIFYNPQNQYYKHSIMHELTHLKLIEDARDQKNNKIFAQTKENQAKFIKDLIGESMDFSKSAYTKDQIDYFSQNINLQLYNQPIDLIIEEYLFENYEDIRPIQFLNIVNMVKQGVEISNNKDIEKSTPKVVYEANVIMNIVQAYFLEDLFSVSFINEFKKNKLIRKAWNIYQDYKSKKDSLEPGDEYELINYRAEELGLSGYFSLIDEEEFSSNDFEVTDKKDEEPIEYENVDNFKSDYFDIIKDYKDKGKIDESEINMAIVMYCVGAIQYLENLDFEKIKEIAFEIGMKGAGGISYGDDTQYELKSIPGKKFTGYQLLAYMYVSWKIIEPTMDVGLDYSQEYELAKKILGKA; this is translated from the coding sequence ATGATCATAATTTTTAATAAAAACGATATATTGCTAGATTTGCTAATTGACTGAAATCCAAGAGATATTACGGATGAATATCTAAAAAATATATTAGAAGAACTATATAAATACTGACCAATTGTTCCCCATATAGAAATAAAATGAGAAGAAGTGAGAATAGAATTAGATATACCATCTATTGAAGAATATGAAAACAAACTACAAGAAGCTACAGAATTTGCTACTCGCTGATCATATCACAAAGCAAGAGTCTTGATTGATGACTTGTTAGAAAAGTATCCAACTGTATCTGATTTTTATAGAATAAAATGACAAATTTTTTATGAAACTTGAAAACTAGATCAAGCAGAAAAAAATATAATTGAATGATTAAAGCTAGAACCTGATAACAAATGGTGTTTGGTAGTCTTAGGAAATATTTATCAAAATAAAGGAAAAATTGAATTTGCAAAAAACTTGTACCTAAAAGCAATCCAAAAAGATCCAAATGATATATATGCACTAACAAATTATTGAGCTGTGAATTTGCAAGAATGAGATTATGAAGAAGCAGAAGCTTCTCTTGATCAATCTTATAAAAATGATCCTGATTATAATATTACAAACTACAATTTGGCAGTACTTTATAATTATAAAGATCAGTTTTATAAAAGTTTTTATCATTGAATAAAGGCAATTGAACAATCTCAAAATGATGAGAATATGAAAAATTCTATTATGAAAGTAGTTTTTGATTCTGCAAAGAAATATTCATATTATTATTCTGTACAAGAGCTTTATGATAAATACAAACAAGAATTAGAACAAAGATCACAGAAATCAATCCAAGTTAACGAAGACAAAAATTTGCAGGTATGAGCAATCATAAAAATTGCAGAATATCATTGAAACAATGAACATAAGATTTTTTATAATCCACAAAATCAATACTACAAACATTCTATAATGCATGAATTAACTCATCTCAAATTGATTGAAGATGCAAGAGACCAAAAAAATAATAAAATATTTGCACAAACCAAAGAAAATCAAGCAAAATTCATAAAAGATCTAATATGAGAAAGTATGGATTTTTCAAAATCAGCTTATACAAAAGATCAAATTGATTACTTTTCTCAAAATATAAATCTTCAGTTGTACAATCAACCAATTGATCTAATAATAGAAGAATATCTTTTTGAAAACTATGAAGATATAAGACCAATACAGTTTTTGAATATTGTGAATATGGTAAAACAGTGAGTGGAAATATCTAATAATAAAGATATAGAAAAAAGTACTCCCAAGGTGGTATATGAAGCAAATGTAATAATGAATATTGTCCAAGCATATTTTTTGGAAGATTTGTTTAGTGTAAGTTTCATCAATGAATTCAAGAAAAATAAGCTTATCAGAAAAGCATGGAACATTTATCAGGATTATAAATCAAAAAAGGATAGCTTAGAACCATGAGATGAATACGAACTTATTAACTATCGAGCAGAAGAGTTGTGATTATCTTGATATTTTAGTTTGATTGATGAAGAAGAGTTTAGTAGTAATGATTTTGAAGTTACAGACAAGAAAGATGAAGAACCAATAGAGTATGAAAATGTTGATAATTTCAAAAGTGATTATTTTGATATCATCAAAGACTATAAAGATAAATGAAAAATTGATGAATCTGAGATAAATATGGCTATTGTGATGTATTGTGTATGAGCAATACAATATTTGGAAAATTTAGATTTTGAAAAAATCAAAGAAATTGCATTTGAGATATGAATGAAGTGAGCTGGTGGAATATCTTATTGAGATGATACTCAGTATGAACTAAAATCAATTCCTTGAAAAAAGTTTACCTGATATCAGCTGTTGGCATATATGTATGTTTCTTGGAAAATCATAGAGCCAACTATGGATGTTGGATTGGATTATTCTCAAGAGTATGAGTTAGCAAAAAAGATATTATGAAAAGCTTAA
- a CDS encoding P-loop NTPase fold protein produces the protein MVDESKKLYKINGEEIQGVDTKFGNAGELSSEKAKIRGVIKWIIDRAYEKGFSKDWIQEALDNYINYGSGKNKEKNENTYREIKVSIYNNLENNKNNLKKFFRGENNTKKLGIRSVIIDGEELLNSSILDKLNIVIFELSNSSRKNAKTLYNTRKNENNEVLNFFAWDDKFGKNTKEGDLVFFVNKSAKEENDEFSILVTRIYDRGYELKNKNNDQNQKFYYLEKDGNQKKLYYIGNEEDAPEGVDNSNNLSKWEWSENNQKTFVVFEVLYEIRNITDWSGYRNLGAAQFTYIKSLYDDRLQFIIETLRNNLSENLKDKNFLNVYINSLDVPLGDVDIYYEDSNDNKSINIWGRFFDKVNKDKTSTIIFDVINRYNIGFESDISYRKQLLLGLIISFNKDYEDFIKLLLADIYIRYLRGKSVGQKYPGNFNFNGGCININGFKELLTLNIKEKLGENDLSLHDNENENYYTIEKNEENKEIVQIFESDDITEGFKSFLDSISIKFDYIYLAKSYQQIKNIVEKYKTGENKEEDQKSFSVGIIGKWGEGKTKLVSLLKEYYLENENYSVYEVDVWKGYSINGVETEKKGFIKYIYRKLIEKELGYEEYKYGKSITDKIKNSYIGILITFLTKTIFFLFFFIIESFLKTFYNKTYFGNYYTSSSLKQLNLKYYYDKLYNNIFLYQRFSYAKFFFIFYVFGLIFFIFTYNLECLIYFECLEKESLEQAEYIPEYIKENEYIITFLLLIPFFILFLYKYGFKTNIYDKQIQDSNLADKFGNELFNIIGDNNKKIIILENIDRLNPDQIIDVIDLTKTVLDFPDTVYIIPIDPNLVKCGLENKYKDFNGQSKEAFNPDLYLDKIIQFPYYLVNPYLLNIKKITKKEIEKFNLKLYGFLSTISQDNDDFKRFESYFDHLDFKRRVLCNYNPRKEQIFNQIKKVYSEIYNNAIDYYNVKNNNNEFYQRLFYNEFYQRLFYNEFYQRLFLVFFAIRFADISLFMKIEKKPYILLKLFGYISSDIEKINNDNNLEKNLFTLEVSNISIEILEQHNLECINSKNYIIENNLLEKEEIVLLLEILGNFYPLSDKNYNNYDYLKELTVDHLQKYMRRAYVPLRKDN, from the coding sequence ATGGTAGATGAGTCAAAAAAACTATACAAAATTAATGGTGAAGAAATACAATGAGTTGATACAAAGTTTGGAAATGCGTGAGAATTATCCTCAGAAAAAGCAAAGATTAGATGAGTTATTAAGTGGATAATAGATAGAGCTTATGAAAAATGATTTTCAAAAGATTGGATTCAAGAGGCTCTTGATAATTATATAAATTATGGATCTTGAAAAAATAAAGAAAAAAATGAAAATACATATAGAGAAATCAAGGTGTCTATATATAACAACTTGGAAAATAATAAAAATAATTTAAAAAAGTTTTTTAGAGGTGAGAATAATACAAAAAAATTATGAATTCGAAGTGTAATAATAGATTGAGAAGAACTGTTAAATTCTTCTATACTAGATAAATTAAATATAGTTATTTTTGAGCTATCAAATAGTAGTAGAAAAAATGCTAAGACACTATATAATACAAGGAAAAACGAGAATAATGAGGTTTTAAATTTCTTTGCATGGGATGATAAATTTTGAAAAAATACTAAAGAATGAGATTTAGTATTTTTTGTTAATAAATCTGCAAAAGAAGAAAATGATGAGTTTTCTATTCTGGTAACAAGAATATATGATAGATGATATGAACTAAAAAATAAAAATAATGACCAGAATCAAAAATTTTACTATTTAGAAAAAGATGGAAATCAAAAAAAATTATATTATATATGAAATGAAGAAGATGCTCCTGAATGAGTTGATAATAGTAATAATTTATCAAAATGGGAATGGTCAGAAAATAATCAAAAAACTTTTGTTGTTTTTGAAGTTTTATATGAAATCAGAAATATTACTGATTGGAGCTGATATAGAAACTTAGGTGCTGCTCAGTTTACTTATATAAAAAGTCTATATGATGATAGACTTCAATTTATTATAGAGACATTAAGAAATAATTTATCTGAAAATTTAAAAGATAAAAATTTTTTAAACGTTTATATTAACTCTTTAGATGTTCCTTTATGAGATGTTGATATTTATTATGAAGATAGTAATGATAATAAGTCTATAAATATTTGGTGAAGATTCTTTGATAAGGTTAATAAAGATAAAACTTCAACAATTATTTTTGATGTTATAAATCGATATAACATTTGATTTGAATCAGATATTAGTTATAGAAAACAATTATTATTATGATTGATTATATCATTCAATAAAGATTATGAGGATTTTATTAAACTATTACTAGCAGATATATACATTAGATATCTTAGAGGAAAGTCAGTATGACAGAAATATCCTTGAAATTTTAACTTTAATTGATGATGTATAAATATAAATTGATTTAAAGAATTATTAACTTTAAATATTAAAGAAAAATTATGAGAAAACGACTTATCATTACATGACAATGAAAATGAAAATTATTATACTATAGAAAAAAATGAAGAAAATAAAGAAATTGTTCAAATATTTGAATCCGATGATATAACAGAAGGTTTTAAAAGTTTTCTTGATTCAATATCAATAAAATTTGATTATATATATCTTGCTAAATCTTACCAACAAATTAAGAATATTGTTGAAAAATATAAAACTTGAGAAAACAAAGAAGAGGATCAGAAATCATTTAGTGTATGAATTATCTGAAAATGGTGAGAATGAAAAACGAAACTTGTAAGTCTTTTGAAAGAGTATTATTTAGAAAATGAGAATTATAGTGTCTATGAGGTAGATGTATGGAAATGATACTCCATAAACTGAGTAGAAACAGAAAAAAAGTGATTTATAAAATATATTTACAGAAAGTTAATAGAAAAAGAATTATGATATGAAGAATATAAATATTGAAAATCCATAACTGATAAAATAAAAAACTCTTATATTTGAATATTGATAACATTTTTAACTAAAACTATATTCTTTTTATTTTTCTTCATAATTGAGAGTTTTTTAAAAACTTTTTATAATAAAACTTATTTTGGTAACTATTATACTTCTTCATCATTAAAACAATTAAATTTGAAATACTATTATGATAAGTTGTACAATAATATCTTCTTGTATCAAAGATTTTCTTATGCGAAGTTTTTCTTTATATTTTATGTTTTTGGTTTGATATTTTTCATTTTCACTTATAATTTAGAATGTCTTATATACTTTGAGTGTCTAGAAAAAGAATCTTTAGAACAGGCTGAATATATTCCTGAGTATATAAAAGAAAATGAGTATATAATTACTTTTTTATTATTAATTCCTTTTTTTATTTTGTTTTTGTATAAGTATTGATTTAAGACTAATATTTATGACAAGCAAATACAGGATTCTAATTTGGCAGATAAATTTGGTAATGAATTATTTAATATTATTTGAGATAACAATAAAAAAATAATAATTCTTGAAAATATTGATAGACTAAATCCAGATCAAATAATTGATGTGATAGATCTCACAAAAACAGTTTTGGACTTCCCAGATACTGTATATATAATTCCAATAGATCCAAATTTAGTTAAATGTTGACTAGAAAATAAGTATAAGGACTTCAACGGACAATCAAAAGAAGCATTTAATCCAGATTTATATTTGGATAAAATAATACAATTCCCCTACTATTTAGTTAACCCTTATCTTTTAAATATAAAAAAAATAACGAAAAAAGAAATTGAAAAATTTAATTTAAAGTTATATTGATTTTTGTCAACTATATCACAAGATAATGATGATTTTAAAAGATTTGAGAGTTATTTTGATCATCTTGACTTTAAAAGAAGAGTACTTTGTAATTATAATCCTAGAAAAGAACAAATATTTAATCAAATAAAAAAAGTGTATTCAGAAATATATAATAATGCTATTGATTATTATAATGTTAAAAATAATAATAATGAATTCTATCAAAGATTGTTTTATAATGAATTCTATCAAAGATTGTTTTATAATGAATTCTATCAAAGATTATTTTTGGTTTTCTTTGCTATAAGATTTGCTGACATTAGTCTATTTATGAAAATTGAAAAAAAACCTTATATTTTACTAAAATTATTTTGATATATATCAAGTGATATTGAAAAAATTAATAATGACAATAATTTAGAAAAAAATCTATTTACTCTTGAAGTATCCAATATTTCAATTGAAATTTTGGAACAACATAATTTAGAATGTATAAACTCCAAAAATTATATAATAGAAAACAATTTATTAGAAAAAGAGGAAATCGTGTTGCTATTAGAAATTTTAGGTAATTTTTATCCATTATCTGATAAAAACTATAATAACTATGACTATTTAAAAGAATTAACTGTTGATCATTTACAAAAGTACATGAGAAGGGCATATGTCCCTCTTAGAAAAGATAACTAA